DNA sequence from the Lonchura striata isolate bLonStr1 chromosome 7, bLonStr1.mat, whole genome shotgun sequence genome:
accattttggttcatttgggtgcagccctggctgggctctggtgctgcccaaggtggatccatgaggagatccttgaataaatccctgctttattctttagctctgcccagcctctgctctagggcagcctgcacaaggcatcaGGACCAAGGGAAGAGCTTTCAGCACGCTGCTCACTGCTGGCTGTAGGAAACGTCccacggggacactgggggatgTGACTTTGGGGCACTCCGAGGGGCACAGAGACAAAGCACATTATCAGTGTTACCTGCTCCAAATGGCAACTTTCAAGGCAGTTTTAACCTCAGTGCACGGGGATCCCCCCAGGGTTTGATCAGAGCCACTCCAGCAGAGTTTTGCTGTCACCGAGCCGCAGTTCTTGCTGGCAGAAAGGTCACCAAGGGCGATGGATTTGAGGAACCAGCAGCTGCGACCTTTCCCTGCTGGGACTCTTCCTCCaagccccaaatccctccgagcTGTTCAGCCGAGAGCCAGGAGAGGGTGCTGATCATTGtggctcctgccaggagccgCACGCCGCTCTCCCCGCTCCTTCCCAAGCCCCTCGGCATGGGAATTGCGGCGCGTTTAAACTCCCGGCTGCGATGGGTTCGCACACCATGGGTCAGGATGGAGCAGCCCTGATGAGAAGCATCTTTCCCTTAATTACAGCCAGCCGGGAGCGATCAGAACTgcggctgcagctgctgagcactgGCAAGGCAGCGCAGAAATCCTCGGGATAAAGGATGCTCCGCTGCTCGCCTTGACTGTGGCTTTGCCAAAAGCCCTGGGACACGAGCTGTGCTGGATGCAAAACAAGAAGCGATCGCTGCCGTGTAAACAGGGCTTCTGGTTTGTCAGGGACAGacatttggcaaaaaaaaaaaaaaaaaaaaaaaaaaaaaaaaaagtaggactTTGTAAGCCTTGCTGTCCTGTTTTAGGATGAAAAGAGTTATAAACAATTTATAAAAAGGAGTATATATATCACTTTTCAGCTTTGGACCAGTCAGAATTATATCGGACCTCTCTGCATCACCAACCTAATGAGTTTTTAGCCCAGAAGCAGATGCGACCCACTTAAAAAGTCTGAATTGTAGTAAAAACCCAAGAACATCCTAAACCCTTACCCAGACAGGAACATTAAACTCTTTTTCTCTCCCCCACTCTGATTTTTCAAACCCTCCTTCTCCACACCAGTGGGCTGGCAAGTACAATGAAAGAAATGCAGCAGGAACAAAAGAGATGGGAGATGGGGCAGCTACGAGCAGCATCTTCCCCTGTTCAAGTGGCTGACTGCAATTTTTCCAGAGCCCAGTCAGAAGTGAGCCCCACTGTGCCATTCCTtcttccaagggaaaaaaatcccttcacACTAGGGCAGAGTGTAAACTGTGAGAGATGAAAATGGGATAATTATGGGACGTGAAGCCATCTCAACCCAAACTCTGTTCAGAACATAAAAGAGTTGTCAGCACGCAGATTTTGGTGTACTTAtagaatgtttttattttttagctgaGAAACACAAAATAGGGTAGAGTTTAAGGCATGCAATCAGGCATGAAACTTCTCTTGCTTGTTTTGTGTGCTCATACTTTCAGTGTAAGTTCTGTGAAAGGAAGTAGATCCTATCTTTAATCTCTACTTAAAGCAACTCTGAGCACCCACTTACAGCCTGAGGTTGGATGCAACGTTTACAGTTGTTCCTGGAATGAAGTGCTTGCTCCTAGGGGAACAGttctttttctgtctgtgtGATTTGTTCTGTGCCACGTGGAGCAAGTGTCACCAATTTCCAGGAGCAAGTTTATCATAATACCAACTTTCCCCATATATACACAAATTGCAATTACAGACAACTTGAGTGCCCTTCTACTGAAAAATACAGATAATCTAATGAATAGGAAAAACATCTTTGCTTTCTACTTTGTTGGTGTTgtagagaaataaaacaaacccagacACCACAAAGAGAATGGTGCAATCAACTTTTTACCTCTGAGGTAAAAGAACAACTCAAAGATTAAGAATTTTGTGGGTTAAGTTACATCAGGTTAGAAACATAATAGGTATTATTGAAATAAACATCACAGGATTAGAGATGCTGCTAAAACATCCATTTCCATTTCAGTAACTTTCATCTCAGGGTAGTGTAAAGCACCTTTGTGTCTACTCATGTGGGGCATTTGCTCTGAGCAAGAAAAGACAGTACCTGAAAGGGAACATATTGCCAAGGAAAGTGTGGTTCATTAGCAGCTACTAACTTATTTTCCCCCTTTAACACCCTACCTTTGTTCATAAGGctcctggttttattttctattattacaattttaaaaCATGATAGTCAAAGACTCTTTTCCCTtgctcattttaaaaatcaatatgaTTAAAAATGAATCTACTGTGCATCCATGTGATGAATGTGGTAAGAGCTCGTTCTGCATCTTTCCCATGAATGTCCCCATGCTGAATTTTTCAGTGTCACTGAGACTAACGCAGCAAACACTGGGAAAATACAAATCCCAAATTCTAAACTGGTTAAGCTGCCCACTCCCAAGGGCTTCAATGCGATCAGAAGTTCTGTCCTTTGCTGTGGTAGGCATTAAGAGTTTGATATTACAGTGGATTTTCAAAAGGGGTAATCCTGAGATAACAGTTGGCAAGTCCAGAACTGGATGGTCCCATTTCCTAGACcccagcagaggggaaaaaaaagattcatGCACATGTTCAGTTCATTCTTATTCAGTAAAACATTGAAATACAGCTTAAGCATGAGGTCAAATACCACTGAAAGTGCCTGAAGTAATATAACTTCATCATTAAATCTTTTGAGAGCATAAAAAGAACATTAACTCAGTGCACAAGAATTACATCTTACAACATGCATGTTATGGAGGCACTGACCTCTTCTTTCTTTGAGTTCCTAAAAATGAACAGGGCATGGAGCTCTAGGGGAAGAATCAGAACTTCCAGCCCCACTTTTAACTAGGGAAAAGCCCAcggaaataattttctttacacAATACCTACAAGAGTGGCACAGGGTTAAATTAAATAATCAAGTCTACCAAGGGAGTTTGCATTCTCAAAAATGACGAACTAGACTTAAGAGTTTTAAACACTGATCGTGACAGCAATGTATGAAATATATCTGGcctttctgacaaaaaaaaaaaagtacaaaatgtTCAAAAGCTAACTGTGCATTTAGATTAGCCAGCACATAAACAAAAGTTCAAGAcaagcactgcaaaaaatggaAGAGTAAATAATGAGAGAGTGGGAAACAGCCAGACTACAGCTGCAAAGCTTGTAAATAGAGCAAGCATCTAATGCACTTTTCCAGCTTAAACTGCAATTTAGTAACACTGCAGTGAATTAATCACAAAATACATGAATACATGAAAAACTCCATGTCAAAATGTGCTTGGCAGTGCTGACACATTCCCAGGACAACAAGGAATGCTCATTGGGAATCTCCTTCTCCACCAACCTTTGATGGCACAGGGCATAAATAAATTCCCCTTGCTCTCAAGCTTGATGTGAGAGTGGctgaaccccaaacccaactcccCGTTGCACTGCAGCTCTCCAAAATCACAATTAGGACACCCTGAAATATTAGAGTGGGGCAAACAAaattcagcaggaaaaaaaaacattgagtaaaacaaaaccagatttgGTTTGCTGGTCCTTTGCCAAAGCACTGttgctgcacagagcaggatTGTTCAGGAGACCTGGGAGAGACCAGATGCTTCCTGACAGCAGCATCTGATGCCACACTGGTGAGAGGGACAAAGCCAAGCTTTGCTGAGATCAGTGTGCCCTGAGAGGgatatttacttattttctgtCACATTTCCTAATGGCAGTTAGGAGTTCTTCAGAGATTCTGCCTCTTTTAGAGCCTTTGTCCCCAAGGGAATAGAGGTTATCCCATCCTCTGAAGAAGGTGATTGtctactgcaaaaaaaaaaaaaaaaaaaaagggggggggaagAAATTTAGGatgtataaaaatgaaaatcatgACTAGGGAAGCGTTTTGATTCAGcaaaaaaggcaaagcaaaacaGACATCACTCTGAAAGAACAAAGCCACACAGGAAGGGATTGGATTTTACTGAGCTTAACCCTGAAAGATGCTGTCCCTTTATGATTAAATTTGCTATGAATGACTCACCCACAAACTAATGTGAAATGTtctcctcagctgcttctcccaGCAGTTCAGGATGTAAAAGCTAGTCCCAAATAAAATTAcgaggcaaaaataaaaacccaaccaCGCTACCTCCCGTTTCTCATCACCAAGATGcttcaaaaaaggaaaagaaaagaattgaAAGCATTTTAACTTGTGAAGTATGAAAGGAAATTCATGCTATGGAGGAATACCTCAGCCTTtcagctgggaaacagcccttcCACGGGTGCTTGGTTAATAGCTATCATGCAAAAACAATTAGTCATTCAAGCAATTAAGAAGGTAAGTATCTCCTAAAAAGGTTCTGAGCTTTCCAAGCTCTAAATGCAGCTGCTATAAACCTAGACTGTTCCTGAGTGTAATTTCCTTATTGTAGGGCCTCTCCTGAAGGGATCCATTGTGTCTCATGTGTTGTAAATTCTTGATGCTCTTTTAGCTGCAGTCTGAGCCTCTGGTGAGTTCTCCTCTTGCTCCTCGCTCCTCTTGTGGTTTAGGAAGATGTCTGACTTCAGGAAGCGGCTGTAGCTGTCATATTTCATGAGGTTGAATATCtgggaagagggggaaaaagaataCAAAGCAAATGAGCTCagtaaaatgagatttttaaatGAGCAGGATGCTTTAATTCCAATGTACTTTCATTCTGTCTGTACTAGAGCATTACTACAGagattacatttttaaaaatacatttccaaCTCTCCAAGGGGCAGCATGTAGCCAACAATGCTGTGGGTTCCATGGTCACTGTCTGGCAGTAACACCCACATTagcttaaaaatcaaattatacTTGTCACAATAAATTTGCACAGCTAATACTGAAGGTGAGAGGTGCCATGCCTGGGTCAGGGGGATGATCAGATCCTCCTGGCAGGGTCTGGAAGGCATCCAGAGGGACAAAGCAGAGCTCTGAAGAAAGAGAGGTACCTTTTATGCACCTTGCTTACTGCAGTGACTCCTGAATGCTGGAGAGCAACTCAGAGCACTAGAAAACTAAAGAAAGCCTCTGAATAATTTGCATAAATACTGAAACAACTGGTTTAGCCAATATTCCTTAAATCTATGTCAATCTTCCCATCCTTGTTAGACAAAATGCCAAAATTGCTCTAAGGCCAGATGAGAAATGTTGCAGGAACCTGCCACAAAGAGCTGACCTGGTACAGATGTATTTTGCCAGTTAAAATGTGGGTTTAAATTGCCAGTGGATTAAATTTGTGTAATTGCACTTTTCAGTAGGCCAAGAGCTTCTCACAGCCAGCATGGAAACATGAAGTCAGCCCCAAGTAGAGGGCTTGAGTTCAGGCTCATCCCTCAGCAGAGCTTCTGCTCTTCTATTTATACCCactgcagacaaaaaaaaaaaaccctacaacacttttggagttttctgaaaacaaaagggTTGGGAGAGGAGCCTGGAATCTGTTCAGGTGTCAAGGTCAGGACTATATTTTGCTTGGTGTTGAAacagaggggaagggaaaaaagtaaacTTCAGAACTATAATTGAGGCAAAACCAAAGCCAACCTCACTCTCAGCCTATTATTTCACTGGTGGAGCCTCTCTGAGTCATGTGTCAGGacagattttggtttttttaacacTCAGAATAACTGAATTTCCAAGACAGATTCCTGGATTCTCACCTGCAGATGTGGCTACCTCATCTTTACCTTTACAGGCCTCACTTCTAACTGATAGTATAATCAGGTAACACAATTTTTTGCTAAGACAAAAAACCAACCTCAAATTGCTTCTTCATTTCACATCCACAAGGAACCTGGACAGATACAGGCAACCACCTAAAATTTGACTGTTCTTCTCTGTGCATTTGCTGAAGTAGCTCACTTactaataaaaattacattaaggATTTTATTAACCTAAATCTGTGGAAATATTATTCTTTGAGATACATATTGGAATAtgaataaaaatcccaaaacaccCACTCTGTGTAGAGCCTGATCTTCAGGGTCTGAGCTCTTCCTGAGTTAAGCAAAGTCAAATTATACCTCCTGGCACTGGATAGCTACAATATAATGAAATTTATCCAACCagctcaagggaaaaaaaattgtaaggaAGACATTTCCTGCTAAAACATCATGCCTGTGTTAAGAACTTAGACCCCTCTTGTTTCTGGTATCACTTAAAGCATCTCCCAGAGAGAAAGAGCACTGAAGATCAAGATCTGCAGCGACCAGCCAAATACACAGAGCAGAGTTCACAATCCTGTGCCAAAGCAGAATCCacttttccccctccctccctcctcccactGCCTGTGTGGAGCAGGAACTTTCACCCCACGAGTGTTCTGGAGCCCGTGGGTTTCTGTGAACCACTCTCCCCCCACTTCTTTCAGCACAAACAAATGGCCTGGGGGCAGCTAGGGCCACCCCACGGAGCAGCCAcatcccaccagtgtccccagttAAACCAGGAGCTCTCTGGAGAGCTGAACTCTCATTACCAGCACTCCTTCCAGCtctgcctttttctccttcagacccacagtgccagcagtgctTAATGCTGCTCCTCAGAGAGCAAATTACACCACTCTTCATAACTTTATAAGGATTGAAAACTGGAGAAGACCATAACTCTTCTGAGCCATTATCTAACAGCAATAAACAGTAGCTTCAAGCACTGGAAACATGCAATGACCCATAAATGCtctgcatttgtttttaaaagctcaCAGATTTTCTTCCCACACTAGTGGGATTCCTCTACCACTAGTCCAGTATGTTTCCAGTTCAGGTATTACTGAGCCTTGGCTCTCCATGTACATGCTATTTACAAAATAGCAAATATTTTAACTCCAGTATTCTCTCCAGCTTCACTCTTATGGTCACTCACCCTGACCTGCAGTGCTTAGATCTACCAGAACAGGTCCTTCTCTTTACCCACATCAGaactttttccattaaaaactcTTTTTCTTCACATGGAATTTAGATTTCAGGTAATTCCACTGCTAATGTCTTGGAGTCTGCCTGAAAAACAGCAGAGCCTTTGCTCCTCAGACCCCTCCAAGTGACCCAGCCAGTGCCCAGCCAATATATTCAATACCTGATTGAAATGGGCTGAAAACACTGATTAAATCACTGTGCTGTTTCTCCACAAAAGGAAAGAGCCAAATGGAAAATACAGGTAGTCCTGAGGATGGTACAGGAATTAAAAATAGTACTGCAAGTGCTGGAAAGCTGCAGATAAGAATGACTCACTTCATAACTTATGCTTTGAAATCAGCTGAATATCAAGAAAATTTACCACCTAAAGACATGCCTGCAAAATTTCTAATTTCTGCCAGACCTCCCAGGTTCTTTAGGGAAAGGCAAAGCAGAGACCAAGTCCTCTAAGTCCTGCGCGTTGCAGAAGAGGAGGGTTTTCAGAAAATTGTGCTATATTCATATCAAGATAAATACCAAAGCAaagtaaaatgaagaaatttgaGCCCTCAAGGCAACCAGGGGCAACTACAGAAACAAACATCAGCAATGACTCAGAACAAGTGAATACACAGGAAAACAAAGGCACTGAGTTAGTCAGGGCGATTCTCAAGCTACCCACGCAGGAATTCAGCAGAAAACTCCATCCATTTTTCCAGGAAAGTCCTGAGTTGGAATTAGAATGGTTCTATTGAATCTCTTAATTAATTGGTGGTAGTGTGATGAACCTGGAGTATCTCAGAGCAGCTGCATTAATATCCCCAACATGGAAGCAACCCAGCTCTCTGCTTACCTGTTCAATCATGGCTAGAAAGCAGAGGTCACTAAAACCAAAAATGTTCACTTAAGACAAAAATGAATGAAACTTTGTTATTGAAATGAATAACTTTACCTGGTCCTGGAGCTTCTGAAACATGAGAGGGTGAGGTGTCTCCAGGATGGTCTCACTCAAACGGGACTGCCCTTCAACATTGACTTGGGAGGAAGCTTTGCTGGACAGGAAAGTCATGTAAATCTCTTTAGCTTTTTCCTGCATCTGCAAAAGGacatttatttaaagaattATTTGCTGTGGGAACATTCTCTGCATCAGGTTTATCTCACTGGTGTACATTCATTGGTACTGGAAGAGGAACACCCCTGCAGGCCAGAAGTCACACTGGGACCAGTGCAAGCTGCCAGAATTCAGCTCACAGGGCAGGTTGGCATGTTTGAATCCCAGCAGCCAGTGTAAAACTGCTCAGCAGCATCAACTACACCTTGTCTCTGCTCTTGACACAAATGTTTTTCCCAACAGATCTTCAGTATGGGCAAGAAACccagaggaagaaaaactgGGATATTGCTACAAGGGAAAATTAAGTGAAGAAAACTCCAACAGCTTGGCTTGTTGGCAAAGATAAGACTCTCAATAGCCTCTGAGAGGTGATGAATAAGGGCCTGACCTGAATAAAGCTGTTTGTTTGTAGGTATTTGCCCTATTTCAGAGCTCTTCCCTTGTCAAACCAGTAGCAGCAATAACATCTTGGCCCCACCAGCATCTTCAAGCTTCAAAGCAGTGAGTGGCCACAATCCCCTGAAGTTCAAGGAAAGGCCCCTTGACAGATGGCTGGATAAGGGGgaggcagagagggagaagagAACCACACCAGGCAAGAGGCAAGCCCCCTGCTGCAATCTGAATTCTGCAAGCTGAGAgcaagccagcagcagctgctctgggccatccccagccctgggcactcagcagtgtccccagggtgcctCTAatgagcagccagagctccaCACCAG
Encoded proteins:
- the RGS10 gene encoding regulator of G-protein signaling 10 isoform X2, whose product is MEKINDGEGHPSSSQQTLKGTSKWATSLENLLEDPEGVKRFREFLKKEFSEENVLFWLACEEFKKTQGKKQMQEKAKEIYMTFLSSKASSQVNVEGQSRLSETILETPHPLMFQKLQDQIFNLMKYDSYSRFLKSDIFLNHKRSEEQEENSPEAQTAAKRASRIYNT
- the RGS10 gene encoding regulator of G-protein signaling 10 isoform X1, giving the protein MFNRAVSRLSRKRPPSEINDGEGHPSSSQQTLKGTSKWATSLENLLEDPEGVKRFREFLKKEFSEENVLFWLACEEFKKTQGKKQMQEKAKEIYMTFLSSKASSQVNVEGQSRLSETILETPHPLMFQKLQDQIFNLMKYDSYSRFLKSDIFLNHKRSEEQEENSPEAQTAAKRASRIYNT